GGATTGGATGTGGTCAGTAAAAGCTCTCATCAGTGCAGTGTGAAGTtgtattgatgtgtgtgtgtttgattgattgacagattACGTTCCAAGGCACAGTGGTAAACATTGAAAACTTCTTGTTATGGAAAACCACTTTTGAGTTGGAGGTGGCCGAGCTGAGGcataaaaagcagcagaaggaggaggagcaggcgtTGAAAACCAAACTCACCGGTAACGCTGATGTCCTCACATTTACACTTTTCCCTCAGGGCTCACAACTTGAAGACTTGATTACACAAACGCACTTGGGTTTAAGCCGTCCAAATACTTATGGACCTGACAATGTATGGACTTGTGATAATGTCATGTTTTCCTCACTAGGTAAACAACTGTTTGAGACAGACCACAACTTGGACACATCCGACATTCAGTTCCTTGAAGACGGTAAATAAGTGGCTGTGACTGTTTGAAACTTGTTATTAAGGCTTCTCTTTGGCACAGTGagaatagtaaaaaaaaaaaaaatgtaatttaatttgggacaaaaaaaatctttttaacTTGAGTGGacaaaaatatgaagaaatttcATTACAACTAAACTTCTCTACGATGGTGTGAgcacaaatatgaaaaagtgtTAGACTCAGCATGTGAGATGATATGTGGTGTAATAGAAGAAAAAGTCCAAATAATAATTTTTAGAATTTCATCAAACGTGCATGAGAGTGCACTGAAGTGGAAGGGAACTGGGAGATTTTAGGAGCTATTGAACATTGTAAAAATATCAACCAGGATCAGAAAACGTAACATATTTAGTTTGGAGAGGATCTTTTGGAGAGCGATTAGCTTTACGTCCCATTCCAATCACAGCTGTTTTCTTCCTTTGCAGCTGGAAACAGCGTTGAAGTGGATGAGTCACTGTTTCAGGACATCGAGGACTTGGACTTGGATGAGGACGACCCTGACTTTGACCCTTTAGGGATGGGCAGTGACGAGGATTAATGCAGGAGTAGAACAAAGGAATGACAGGACTGCACTACTCTTCTCTGGAACACGATCATCTGCTCAGAGGATCCAACGGCTGcgtttatttttcaaagactTGTACGGCAGCTGTGGAACTCTTCGTAAATACAACATACACACCTATACACTTATGGGTGTCCATTTCTATGCCTTTACAATGGAAGGCATCCCAGTGACATGCAACTTTGGCCAGAAGAGGGCAGTACAATGTCAAGTAAAGCCAGGGAATGGATGAAGTGTGCAAGTTTCAACACCCCAACATATTCATATACTAAGTGACAATAAGGTGACACTCAACCTGTTAGTTAGGTTAAAGTAAAGAAGTATTGATGGCAAAATGTACGATTGACTTTCAAGATTAAAACTACTTATGGAACCTGACTGTTTTTTGAGTTTTATATTGAAATGTAATTACTGATGTAAACAGGCTTCTTCAGTAGGAGCTTGTTTGAACAGATTGTATAATGTTAGGTTGTTAAAGTACATCTACACGAAtcagttattattttataacCATGCACATCTGTTTTTTCACATTGATCATCTGGTTTGTATGAACAATCTTCATCTGCAAACTAGCCAAAAATGATATCTAAATGTAGAGGAGCAGAAACATGGAAGTACAGGGCACATACAAAAAGCATTCCCATTTAGTAACCTGAAAAGTACTTGTGTGGCTACACATGTTAATACTCTTATTTGATTTCTAAATCCTTAACAATTAATTTCTACAGCCATTCAATGTAACATTCAATCTGTCAACAGgtccacagcagcaggttgtaaACCAGCCCAGGCTCTGTGTCCCATCTCTCCCACGGATAACTTTATTTGCACCAGTGACAGAAGTGATGGAACTTATTGTTTTGTAAAAGAATATCACAATGCAGTGTTTCAAAGTTAATCAAATGTAAAACCTGTAGTTGTACATCACTACACCATAGAACAAaattaggattttttttgtatgcCTCCATGCCGGTGATAGCCAGTGGCCGTAGGCATTATTTCTTCTGGTTGTCCGTCTGCTCCTTTTCGGGAATGGGATACCTCaagaacacattacattacatttcatttagctgacgcttttatccaaagcgacttacaataagtgcattcaaccatgagggtacaaacccagaacaacaagaatcaagaaagtacaatttcttcaagaaagccaaactacaaagtgctataactaagtgccatttaagtgctactaaattgttagtttaaacttttattcaaggtatagtcggaacATCTTGAGGGAAGTTCTTCAactttggtacaaatattccCTTTGACGCAAATATGAACTAAATAGATTTTTAGTTCATAGGTCAAGGTCATGAAGGtctcaaaacatgtttttggcctcttgaatgcAATATCTTAAGACCACATTTAGGGAATtccttcaacttttgatcagttgtcacttggactcaaagaactgattagatttcagtggtcaaaggtcactatGACCTTAAATGAATCTGGGAAAAAAATGATGTAGCTGGAAACTGCcctggttggcggaggcatacaaccgcagtgcggtATTTCTAGCTACTGCTCCCAACAGTGAGACATGTGCAGCGATAATGAGAACAGGGATAATAGACACAAGCTTCTCAGTGCATCAGTGTTTATTGTCTCCGAACAGTCATATAACAACTGAATAAGactcattttattaaaatatataatttacatCTGGTAATATAATTGAACATAGCTTCAGTGCTCGACAGTATTGATCTTCCATAGCCAGCTTTCATCATCATGCACTTCACATTGTAAAATCAGTTGCGTAAGCAGTTTCATAATTGCTGTTACACCACCACATCCCAGGTGAACTTGTTcaatatacacaaatatacagtgTTAATAAGTGTCTGAGGAATTACAAAGTTAAAAGCAGCTGAGACAATGTCTTTGTCAGGTTGCAGATGTGCCAAGTCCAAAGCCagttatttgtttgtatgtgtgtttttgtgagtgtttttaatgtttcatgttCTGTTTTAGTTTGTCACTCAGTCTGAATATGATAATCTGAAGTATCATTTGTGTCCACTCTGGTTTAAAACAGATATTCTAACAAGCaaaggaaatataaatattatttatttttaattcaacaaaGATTATTTGATTCTGACAGACGTCCTCACcgtcggcatagtggtgagtagataaaaatattcatttttgggtgaactatccctttaactacCCTATCATATACATGTTATCAGGGCGGCTGATGTTAGGCTCAGAGAAGCCTGATAACTAAAATGTAATCTGGGTAAATTGAACTTAACTTGGACATACAGGCCTCTGCTCTCAGGGAAACAAAGAGGTGTTACGacatcattttgattatttggGCTACAAGGGTTTGTTGTGTCATTCTAAGTCAAAAGGTTGATGTTGAGGTGAGTCATTGGTGTTGAAGTCTTTCAACACCAATCTTTACTCTTTACTCTTTACTCACCTGCACTTGAAGTCCCATTTCTATGAAATTGAACACAAGCAGTGAGTGTGGTCTCTTGTACAGACTGAGACAACATGGTTTTACTGTGATTTTAATCCATACACTCTGATGTTTGTGAAAGTAAATATAGACTAATACAATATATTTAGCAGCCATATTAGTGATTCCACAGAACATCCAATGGTTTAACTCATTCAATACAAATTAGATATATGAGAATGGTATGCAAGACATTTCAGTGTATCAGCAAGCAgtaataatgtaatgtacatGATTAAAAAACAAGGCTGCTATAGTTAGACCACAACCTAGCCATTCCATGATCACAATGGTATTATAAGATACCCCAATAGAGATTTGCATAGGTTTTTCAACTAAAATGGGGGGGAACTGCCATAAATTGAAATGTACCCTCAGATGCTAAAATATACACAGGGAAAGAGAAGCAGACGCTGTTTCTGTAAAGCAGAGTTCATGGAGTTGcaactgtttcttctttttgttcacTTTGTTGTCGTGAGAGCAACAAACTGATCACTCAATGTCCATGATGTCCCAGATAAAAGACAGAGGAACATCCTTCATCTCTTTGTTGAAGGCCTCGTCAAACCTCTCATTCTGGGCCACAGAGAAGTGGTTCTTCCAGTCCCCGATGGTGCCTGATGTTGCCAGTACatggaaggagagggagaaggagaaggagaaggagaaggagaaggagaaggagaaggagaagattgTGGTGATTAATCCTCACTCTGCCATGTGTCCTTAGTCTGGATGTACATTCCAACAGCTTACtactttatttttgtgtggTACCCTCTGTTGCAGATATATCCGACACAGATCCACGCAGTCTACGTGCAAACTAAATTGTATTCACGGTGTAATTATTTTGTCAGTAAGCTAATGCAGTACAATAGGTAATCTTTTTGTCCTAAAAATGTGTGGAGAACACATTGATGCAGGAAGACAATATCTCCCCTCACACATCAACACTCACAAACGGAAATATTGTTGAAAGCTCCGCATCAGAGGAGCAGTGCATCCAGCTCATTGATATGTTCCAGCAAACACAGCTTTCTGTCTTTAGTTGTGATGAAAgtgatttcagttttgtgttttcagcttctttttaCTGCCCTCGAGTGGCCAATAATTTTTTGTGGAAATTTCAGACTCTGGAGACTCCTCATGGAGTAAAACCCCTGGATTCATAATTACATTCATTGCTACACTGTGCATCGTTTGGAAGATGATGTCTGTTATTTCCAAACTGTTTTAGGCTATGGTTTTTACTGTGTTAGGATTTAATAGAAGTACAGAGTTATTATACAagcacatccatccatccatccacacatcTACCCACTCACACATCTCTCTATTtgtctctctatccatccatccatccatccatccatccatccatccatccatccatccacccacccatccactcacacgtccatccatccatccatccttcctaACTCGTTCAGAATTCCTCTATAATTCCTCAGGTTGACATTTGAACAGCTCTTGGGTTTAATTCTTCTCAGGGAGAGGCTGAGTTACAGGCTGCACCTGAAGCCCTAAACACTCTCACCTTTCCTCATGAATCTTCCTTGGTGGTGGTTGAGTAGATCACCTGGCACCTGTTCATAGTTGGCATGAGGGATCTTCTTCATGATGTTGAAGGTGCTGTGTTTCACCACATTTGCCAGCTGCTCATCAGTCATCTCTTTACCCAGAAACAAAGAGATCCTCCTCACTGCAGACTGCAGGTCCTAAACCAAAGCACAGTTGCACAAAGATCTGTTTTCAAACCCACTTCGACTCAAATAACAACAACTGATATGACAATGTGTGGACAGGCAACGATTGAAATGATTTGAGTTCCTACTTGAATCATTTCTTCATAAGTGATGAACAGCATGTTCATATCCTCCTTGTGTGAGTGCCAAGTCTTAACATGATCGAACCAGCTACACCCAAACACTGCAATGAACAACGCACAATGTCACTATCACATTTGAGACGTTCACTGCACCgctgagaaaacacatgaagaaaaCTACTTTTACCGTCTCCTCTCATAAATTTGTCAAAGAAGTCACTGAAATCCCTCGGCGTTTCCAACATGTTTGCAACCTTATGGAAGTGATAGTAAGACACAAGGACATCTTTGGGATTTCTTGCCACGTAGATCACCTAAAGGAGGAAAAGTGTGGGAATCAACAATAGATAACGTTTCCCTGTGTATTggtgactgactgacttttaATTGCCTTGTTGAATTTTTGAGCTGTAACAGGAGCATTACAAACTACAGATGCTAATCCTGCACTGGGCCTGAAATTGGCCTCTCAGTGTTAATGAGAAGATTTGGGTGTGTACCATTTCCTACAGCTACAGAGCAGGAAGTCACAAGACCAACTCcaacaaacagtgaaacacaggaTGAAGGGTTTATGTTGTCTATGTAGCAGCAAGGCCTAAGAAGGACAGTGACAGTCCAACACTgttgtctatatatatatatatatatatatatatatatatatatatatatatatatatatataaaacattggTGACAAAATGTCCACCTATGCATGAGGTAGTTTATCGCCGAAATTGATGATAAGCATTCTGTATGTCGGCTTCAATCCCAAAACTATATGTATACACAGACCTACATATGAGAAAGTAGAATTCCTGGTAATGGATTAACACTTAAAATGTTCTTCAAAAATTTGCTGCATATGAGTAATAAATGAAGCCGCACTGAGTATTAAAGTGAAGGTGAATGGTGTAAGCGCTGACCTTGCCCCTCTGGCTCAGAGCAGAGGGCATGACATGGTGCTGCAGATGGGTGACCCTCAGTCTGGGTGATGGGGCCGTGATGAACGCCTGCCTGTTGCCCTTCAGCTCAATCCAGGGGATGAGATCAGCATTGGAATATTTGCTGAGTTTACTGACGGCGGTCACATCTCCCTTTGACTCAAGCAGCAGTAGAATCTGCTGCATCCAGATTGTCCctgtcacagagacagacaggcctTGTTTTCCAGACACCGTGTACAATTGCAGCAATTAGGtcaagcatgtgtgtgagtacacctctcctctcctctgcgtGAATCTTTGTCCCGATTCCTCTTTGGAGTGTTTTCACACAATACACACTTGTCCGGCTGATCGTTTAAttccctgctctctgctgaaATCAATTTGCAGCTCACAAAGGAGCGGGACGTTCTTTGGAAATGCTGCACATACTAATCAGCCTGCGCTCCTTCCTCCGCGCGGAGAGCTCCAGAAATCACACTGACCTGGAGTGCACTCCCACTGCAGGACACAGGACACCGCAGGACGCggtgcgtgcatgcgtgtgtgtgtggtgtgtgtgtgtgtgtgtgtgtgtgtgtgtgtgtgtgtgtgtgtgtgtactctccTCTCACCTGACTTTGGGTATGTGATGACGAAAACATCCGAGTCCCTGATCTCCAGGTTGTAAATCTGGTCCACATCATCTGGATCATGCGTCCCCTCGATCAGCTTGATGCCTTTGTGTGGCACCAGTTCAGGTTCATGTGCGTTTACATCATTAGATTCCATGAtcactaaataaaaaataaaaaaggacagATGTGTTTTCCTCCATATGTTCTGTGGCTCCTTACAGCCATTTAATAAGAGCACAAAGTTATGCGATCATCTATCCGTGCGCTTCTATCAACAAGTTGCATACCTGCTGTTCGCTCCTCTGTCCGACGCTGAAGAAACGACGTCCACACAGTGTTTAATATGATCCCCTCACTTCTTCCAACAGGAAACACCTTTTTATGATCGCAAATTGCTGCTATAAATACGTTTCCGAGGTCCCACCTCTTCTCACTCGCCGGAAAGTGGAGATGCGCGACGCGCACGCCTTTTTACGCATTGAGAAAACGCGCAGCCACAGAGTACAAACAGCCGCTCGTTGTCACCACACCCCAGTTCACCCCAGCAAACAAAGTGATgacagaggagtggagggaggcAAGGAGGCAAGGAGGCAAGtagggaaggagggaaggagggaaggaaggaaggaaggaaggagagaaggaaggaaggaaggaaggaagaaagggacTCCCAGGAGGCTCCTCTGTCGGTGGGTCAGGTGATAAACAGAACAAACCCCATGCTGCTTATGTAacatcaaaaccaaaacaagtgTGTGGTGTTGCATAAGCTGCACTTCTAGTACTGGAGGTGAGACTGAGAGTGTTTTCcaaataatacacacattctGGATCACCAGTGCAGAGGCTGAGCCCCTGACTGCAGTTCCCCTGACATGAACCCCTTCTTCACTCTCTCCTGACAAGTGGTCCGCCACCACTCAGACTCGCTCCTGAGTCCTCTCCAGTGATTTGATGTTAATAACACTGGGAGGTTTGCTTGAGACGTGTAGAAAACTAGTAGTAAAAAAGTTGCTTGATGAAACTGACCATGGTGGAGTG
Above is a genomic segment from Hippoglossus stenolepis isolate QCI-W04-F060 chromosome 8, HSTE1.2, whole genome shotgun sequence containing:
- the LOC118114121 gene encoding amine sulfotransferase, with protein sequence MESNDVNAHEPELVPHKGIKLIEGTHDPDDVDQIYNLEIRDSDVFVITYPKSGTIWMQQILLLLESKGDVTAVSKLSKYSNADLIPWIELKGNRQAFITAPSPRLRVTHLQHHVMPSALSQRGKVIYVARNPKDVLVSYYHFHKVANMLETPRDFSDFFDKFMRGDVFGCSWFDHVKTWHSHKEDMNMLFITYEEMIQDLQSAVRRISLFLGKEMTDEQLANVVKHSTFNIMKKIPHANYEQVPGDLLNHHQGRFMRKGTIGDWKNHFSVAQNERFDEAFNKEMKDVPLSFIWDIMDIE